A window from Carassius auratus strain Wakin chromosome 48, ASM336829v1, whole genome shotgun sequence encodes these proteins:
- the LOC113065726 gene encoding tubulin alpha-1A chain isoform X1 yields the protein MRECISVHVGQAGVQMGNACWELYCLEHGIQPDGQMPSDKTIGGGDDSFNTFFSETGAGKHVPRAVFVDLEPTVIDEVRTGTYRQLFHPEQLITGKEDAANNYARGHYTIGKEIIDLVLDRIRKLADQCTGLQGFLVFHSFGGGTGSGFTSLLMERLSVDYGKKSKLEFSIYPAPQVSTAVVEPYNSILTTHTTLEHSDCAFMVDNEAIYDICRRNLDIERPTYTNLNRLIGQIVSSITASLRFDGALNVDLTEFQTNLVPYPRIHFPLATYAPVISAEKAYHEQLSVAEITNACFEPANQMVKCDPRHGKYMACCLLYRGDVVPKDVNAAIATIKTKRTIQFVDWCPTGFKVGINYQPPTVVPGGDLAKVQRAVCMLSNTTAIAEAWARLDHKFDLMYAKRAFVHWYVGEGMEEGEFSEAREDMAALEKDYEEVGVDSVEGEGEEEGEEY from the exons ATG CGTGAGTGCATCTCTGTTCATGTTGGTCAAGCTGGAGTCCAGATGGGCAATGCCTGCTGGGAACTCTATTGTCTTGAGCATGGCATCCAGCCGGATGGGCAGATGCCCAGCGACAAGACCATTGGAGGAGGTGATGATTCCTTCAACACCTTCTTCAGTGAGACAGGAGCTGGAAAGCACGTCCCCAGGGCTGTGTTTGTAGACCTGGAGCCCACTGTCATTG ATGAGGTGCGCACTGGGACATACCGTCAGCTGTTCCACCCTGAGCAGCTCATCACAGGAAAGGAAGATGCTGCCAATAACTACGCCCGTGGACACTACACTATTGGAAAAGAAATCATTGACCTGGTGCTGGACAGGATTCGCAAACTG GCTGACCAGTGCACAGGCCTCCAGGGTTTCCTGGTGTTCCACAGCTTTGGTGGTGGAACCGGTTCTGGCTTCACCTCTCTGCTGATGGAGCGTCTGTCTGTCGACTATGGCAAGAAGTCTAAGCTAGAGTTCTCCATCTACCCTGCTCCTCAGGTCTCCACTGCTGTGGTAGAGCCTTACAACTCCATCCTGACCACCCACACCACCCTAGAGCACTCTGACTGCGCCTTCATGGTAGACAATGAGGCCATTTATGATATTTGCCGTAGAAACCTTGACATTGAGCGTCCTACTTACACCAACCTGAACAGGCTTATTGGCCAGATTGTGTCCTCCATCACAGCCTCCCTCAGGTTTGATGGTGCCCTCAATGTCGATCTGACAGAGTTCCAGACCAATTTGGTGCCCTATCCTCGTATCCACTTCCCATTGGCTACCTATGCCCCAGTGATCTCCGCTGAGAAAGCTTACCATGAGCAGCTCTCTGTGGCTGAAATCACTAATGCTTGCTTCgagccagccaatcagatggtGAAATGCGACCCACGTCACGGCAAGTACATGGCTTGCTGTCTGTTGTATCGTGGTGACGTGGTGCCCAAAGATGTGAACGCTGCAATCGCCACCATCAAGACCAAGCGCACCATCCAGTTTGTGGACTGGTGTCCCACTGGTTTCAAGGTTGGCATCAACTACCAGCCTCCCACTGTGGTTCCAGGTGGTGATCTGGCTAAAGTGCAGAGGGCCGTGTGCATGCTGAGCAACACCACAGCCATTGCTGAGGCCTGGGCTCGTCTCGACCATAAGTTTGATCTGATGTACGCCAAGCGTGCCTTTGTGCACTGGTATGTGGGTGAGGGTATGGAGGAGGGCGAATTCTCAGAGGCCAGAGAGGACATGGCTGCCCTGGAGAAAGATTATGAAGAGGTCGGTGTCGATTCTGTTGAGGGTGAGGGAGAAGAGGAGGGCGAGGAGTATTAA
- the LOC113065726 gene encoding tubulin alpha-1C chain isoform X2 — protein sequence MRECISVHVGQAGVQMGNACWELYCLEHGIQPDGQMPSDKTIGGGDDSFNTFFSETGAGKHVPRAVFVDLEPTVIDEVRTGTYRQLFHPEQLITGKEDAANNYARGHYTIGKEIIDLVLDRIRKLADQCTGLQGFLVFHSFGGGTGSGFTSLLMERLSVDYGKKSKLEFSIYPAPQVSTAVVEPYNSILTTHTTLEHSDCAFMVDNEAIYDICRRNLDIERPTYTNLNRLIGQIVSSITASLRFDGALNVDLTEFQTNLVPYPRIHFPLATYAPVISAEKAYHEQLSVAEITNACFEPANQMVKCDPRHGKYMACCLLYRGDVVPKDVNAAIATIKTKRTIQFVDWCPTGFKVGINYQPPTVVPGGDLAKVQRAVCMLSNTTAIAEAWARLDHKFDLMYAKRAFVHWYVGEGMEEGEFSEAREDMAALEKDYEEVGADSVDGEDEGEEY from the exons ATG CGTGAGTGCATCTCTGTTCATGTTGGTCAAGCTGGAGTCCAGATGGGCAATGCCTGCTGGGAACTCTATTGTCTTGAGCATGGCATCCAGCCGGATGGGCAGATGCCCAGCGACAAGACCATTGGAGGAGGTGATGATTCCTTCAACACCTTCTTCAGTGAGACAGGAGCTGGAAAGCACGTCCCCAGGGCTGTGTTTGTAGACCTGGAGCCCACTGTCATTG ATGAGGTGCGCACTGGGACATACCGTCAGCTGTTCCACCCTGAGCAGCTCATCACAGGAAAGGAAGATGCTGCCAATAACTACGCCCGTGGACACTACACTATTGGAAAAGAAATCATTGACCTGGTGCTGGACAGGATTCGCAAACTG GCTGACCAGTGCACAGGCCTCCAGGGTTTCCTGGTGTTCCACAGCTTTGGTGGTGGAACCGGTTCTGGCTTCACCTCTCTGCTGATGGAGCGTCTGTCTGTCGACTATGGCAAGAAGTCTAAGCTAGAGTTCTCCATCTACCCTGCTCCTCAGGTCTCCACTGCTGTGGTAGAGCCTTACAACTCCATCCTGACCACCCACACCACCCTAGAGCACTCTGACTGCGCCTTCATGGTAGACAATGAGGCCATTTATGATATTTGCCGTAGAAACCTTGACATTGAGCGTCCTACTTACACCAACCTGAACAGGCTTATTGGCCAGATTGTGTCCTCCATCACAGCCTCCCTCAGGTTTGATGGTGCCCTCAATGTCGATCTGACAGAGTTCCAGACCAATTTGGTGCCCTATCCTCGTATCCACTTCCCATTGGCTACCTATGCCCCAGTGATCTCCGCTGAGAAAGCTTACCATGAGCAGCTCTCTGTGGCTGAAATCACTAATGCTTGCTTCgagccagccaatcagatggtGAAATGCGACCCACGTCACGGCAAGTACATGGCTTGCTGTCTGTTGTATCGTGGTGACGTGGTGCCCAAAGATGTGAACGCTGCAATCGCCACCATCAAGACCAAGCGCACCATCCAGTTTGTGGACTGGTGTCCCACTGGTTTCAAGGTTGGCATCAACTACCAGCCTCCCACTGTGGTTCCAGGTGGTGATCTGGCTAAAGTGCAGAGGGCCGTGTGCATGCTGAGCAACACCACAGCCATTGCTGAGGCCTGGGCTCGTCTCGACCATAAGTTTGATCTGATGTACGCCAAGCGTGCCTTTGTGCACTGGTATGTGGGTGAGGGTATGGAGGAGGGCGAATTCTCAGAGGCCAGAGAGGACATGGCTGCCCTGGAGAAAGATTATGAAGAG